One Coffea arabica cultivar ET-39 chromosome 5c, Coffea Arabica ET-39 HiFi, whole genome shotgun sequence DNA window includes the following coding sequences:
- the LOC113688806 gene encoding BTB/POZ domain-containing protein At1g04390-like isoform X1 produces the protein MRRSKQAVMGVSSRVSTLHQRLYDALNLGHFVRWGDDKRQKWHCTDIETQKLVLRAIDAFLDCVSSESLSQHPLVKESVDDIVGALGSILELKSESLLKMASDVAAKMVKLLPSSVLQAHVPHLVHHLLSLLSNRQLHVSISCATALNCILSNLSTKREKEVGEILKEGNTVFVLVMNVKDFSVGDKPTEYFQEMALLLSRILWRWPPSRFCVWSDSKFLDVLEIHKLNPESSLKAALLQLYSSLALCGNGAKKLLENRKSLLNLMVESMSSPDTHSVQMDGFRLAQCLMINEGPCQEVVKMCGEHVVKAIVTGMNSSCLSSGKLPKDQMSLAVEACRLALITRWVGNHHSYFWKAGVGRALLGLLLTDFWRIHQSLHGVPLQEQLLILQEALNESSLPSLRPYIWDILGGLVANSAEDFAPVVHEDILELKALIACACLAFTESINMARQISQSKITNTIGSESASRAVLMMVYSPCKYIASQARFILSEVLNLDGKNYIEYLVNTLNATSCRNKVLRPGNFQVVISLISLACYASLPRYGKMVIDHQGMQSLLIFVKCWLSNPVYIKRSNLAPHLHNSYSERVCCHPCVEDWEGKDMQLLFSLWALAGLVHKFASHAGFLKVKLEFDESQIVRDLEEICINHSTPGPRWYAAYILSHFGIYGFPNKCGKRIWKAFLDNELADLELILSDQSSLCVNEVILSVRCPNLLPVQGPKLKEKSSTGPFLEQQMETHRGSKVEVRLSAHVDHQALVKLLQYVYMGYLQAGEDVLKNLKILAKHCDLQPLLHMLHRRNPRYGAPIPTFDLTSALGPVGHCSSDVLLEPNTIQLLNWRCSFCSAPNPHFHVHKVILFSSCDYLRALFQSGMQESNSETIKVPVSWNSLIKLVSWLYSDELLKPSFDCLWDNLAVDQRLNELQLYVELCWLAEFWLLEDLHEQCFRVVLSGLETDRYLSVKLIQLAANFAQWKLAEIAATYAAPLYHQLRNSGDLDQLEESFIEMVRAASVQLSKEDINH, from the exons ATGAGACGGTCGAAGCAAGCGGTGATGGGTGTCAGCAGTCGCGTGTCAACGCTCCATCAACGCCTTTATGATGCACTCAATCTCGGTCACTTCGTTAG ATGGGGTGATGATAAACGACAAAAATGGCATTGCACGGATATTGAAACTCAGAAGCTTGTCCTCCGTGCAATCGATGCGTTCCTTGATTGTGTATCCAGCGAGTCTTTGTCCCAACATCCTCTTGTAAAG GAGTCAGTTGATGATATTGTTGGAGCTTTGGGAAGCATTCTGGAATTAAAAAGTGAATCCCTACTGAAAATGGCCTCAGACGTGGCTGCAAAGATGGTCAAACTTTTACCAAGTTCGGTGCTGCAAGCACATGTTCCCCATCTAGTACACCACTTATTATCATTGTTATCTAACCGACAGTTACATGTGTCCATTTCATGTGCAACTGCCTTGAATTGCATTTTATCCAATCTGAGTACTAAAAGAGAGAAGGAAGTTGGGGAGATCTTGAAAGAAGGAAATACAGTTTTTGTTCTTGTAATGAATGTGAAGGATTTTTCTGTTGGTGATAAACCAACCGAGTACTTTCAGGAAATGGCTCTTCTATTGAGTAGAATCTTATGGCGTTGGCCACCTTCTAGGTTCTGTGTGTGGAgtgattcaaaatttttggatgtgTTAGAAATTCACAAACTCAATCCTGAAAGCTCCTTGAAAGCTGCGCTCTTGCAGTTATATTCTAGTTTAG CTCTATGTGGTAATGGGGCTAAGAAGCTCCTAGAAAACAGAAAAAGCCTTCTAAATTTAATGGTGGAGAGCATGAGCAGCCCAGATACTCATTCAGTCCAGATGGATGGATTCAGACTTGCCCAATGTCTAATG ATAAATGAAGGACCATGTCAAGAAGTGGTGAAAATGTGTGGTGAACATGTAGTTAAAGCCATAGTTACTGGAATGAATAGCAGTTGTTTAAGTTCTGGAAAGCTTCCAAAAGATCAGATGTCATTGGCAGTGGAAGCTTGTCGTTTGGCTCTGATCACTCGTTGGGTGGGGAATCATCACAGTTACTTTTGGAAAGCTGGAGTTGGTAGAGCTCTACTTGGTCTTCTTCTAACCGATTTTTGGAGAATTCACCAATCTCTGCATGGTGTGCCACTGCAAGAACAGTTACTGATATTGCAAGAGGCTCTCAATGAAAGTTCTCTTCCTTCACTGAGACCATACATTTGGGATATTCTAGGAGGGCTTGTAGCAAATAGTGCAGAAGATTTCGCCCCCGTGGTGCATGAAGATATACTTGAGCTCAAAGCCCTAATTGCATGTGCATG CCTTGCCTTTACAGAATCTATAAATATGGCACGACAGATCTCTCAAAGCAAAATCACCAACACAATTGGGAGTGAATCAGCCTCAAGAGCAGTTCTGATGATGGTTTATTCCCCTTGCAAGTATATTGCCTCCCAAGCCAGGTTCATTCTATCTGAAGTATTGAACCTGGATGGCAAGAACTACATTGAGTACTTGGTGAATACCCTGAATGCTACATCCTGCAGAAATAAGGTTCTAAGACCAGGTAACTTTCAAGTTGTCATTAGCTTGATAAGTTTGGCTTGTTACGCTAGTCTGCCAAGATATGGGAAGATGGTTATTGATCATCAAGGGATGCAGAGTCTGTTGATCTTTGTGAAGTGTTGGTTAAGCAACCCAGTATACATAAAAAGGTCAAATTTGGCACCTCATCTCCACAATTCTTACAGTGAAAGAGTTTGTTGCCATCCTTGTGTGGAAGATTGGGAAGGTAAAGACATGCAATTGCTTTTTAGTCTGTGGGCCTTGGCTGGATTGGTTCACAAGTTTGCCTCTCATGCTGGTTTCTTAAAAGTTAAACTGGAGTTTGACGAATCCCAGATAGTTAGGGATCTTGAGGAGATCTGCATTAATCATTCTACTCCTGGACCAAGATGGTATGCTGCTTATATTCTTAGTCATTTTGGGATATATGGCTTCCCCAACAAATGTGGAAAAAGAATTTGGAAAGCATTCTTGGACAATGAACTTGCTGATTTAGAACTCATTCTAAGTGACCAATCTTCGTTGTGTGTGAATGAAGTCATTCTTTCAGTTCGGTGTCCGAACTTACTGCCTGTGCAAGGACCAAAGCTTAAAGAGAAATCTAGTACTGGTCCTTTTCTGGAGCAGCAAATGGAGACACACAGGGGGTCTAAAGTAGAAGTTCGTCTCTCTGCTCATGTAGATCACCAAGCACTAGTCAAGTTGTTGCAATATGTGTACATGGGGTATTTACAAGCAGGTGAAgatgttttgaaaaatttgaaaattttagccaaGCATTGTGACTTGCAGCCTCTACTACACATGCTTCATAGACGAAATCCAAGATATGGTGCTCCTATTCCTACCTTTGATCTTACTTCGGCTCTTGGGCCAGTTGGACATTGTTCATC GGATGTGCTCTTAGAACCTAACACGATCCAACTGCTGAACTGGCGATGCAGTTTTTGCTCAGCACCTAATCCACATTTCCATGTGCATAAAGTTATATTGTTTTCAAGTTGCGATTATTTGCGAGCGTTGTTTCAGTCAGGAATGCAAGAAAG CAATTCAGAAACCATCAAAGTACCGGTTAGTTGGAACTCATTAATTAAACTGGTTAGCTGGTTGTATTCTGATGAGTTGCTGAAGCCCAGTTTTGATTGTTTGTGGGACAATCTGGCAGTTGATCAGAGGCTTAATGAATTGCAACTGTATGTAGAGCTTTGTTGGCTTGCTGAATTTTGGCTCTTGGAGGACCTTCACGAACAGTGCTTCAGAGTTGTATTATCTGGCCTAGAGACTGATAGATATCTATCTGTTAAACTGATCCAATTGGCTGCTAATTTTGCACAGTGGAAGTTGGCTGAAATTGCTGCAACCTATGCGGCCCCGTTGTATCACCAGCTACGCAACTCTGGTGATCTTGATCAACTGGAGGAGAGTTTTATTGAAATGGTGCGTGCTGCTTCAGTTCAACTTTCCAAGGAGGATATTAATCACTGA
- the LOC113688806 gene encoding BTB/POZ domain-containing protein At1g04390-like isoform X2, with translation MRRSKQAVMGVSSRVSTLHQRLYDALNLGHFVRWGDDKRQKWHCTDIETQKLVLRAIDAFLDCVSSESLSQHPLVKESVDDIVGALGSILELKSESLLKMASDVAAKMVKLLPSSVLQAHVPHLVHHLLSLLSNRQLHVSISCATALNCILSNLSTKREKEVGEILKEGNTVFVLVMNVKDFSVGDKPTEYFQEMALLLSRILWRWPPSRFCVWSDSKFLDVLEIHKLNPESSLKAALLQLYSSLALCGNGAKKLLENRKSLLNLMVESMSSPDTHSVQMDGFRLAQCLMINEGPCQEVVKMCGEHVVKAIVTGMNSSCLSSGKLPKDQMSLAVEACRLALITRWVGNHHSYFWKAGVGRALLGLLLTDFWRIHQSLHGVPLQEQLLILQEALNESSLPSLRPYIWDILGGLVANSAEDFAPVVHEDILELKALIACACLAFTESINMARQISQSKITNTIGSESASRAVLMMVYSPCKYIASQARFILSEVLNLDGKNYIEYLVNTLNATSCRNKVLRPGNFQVVISLISLACYASLPRYGKMVIDHQGMQSLLIFVKCWLSNPVYIKRSNLAPHLHNSYSERVCCHPCVEDWEGKDMQLLFSLWALAGLVHKFASHAGFLKVKLEFDESQIVRDLEEICINHSTPGPRWYAAYILSHFGIYGFPNKCGKRIWKAFLDNELADLELILSDQSSLCVNEVILSVRCPNLLPVQGPKLKEKSSTGPFLEQQMETHRGSKVEVRLSAHVDHQALVKLLQYVYMGYLQAGEDVLKNLKILAKHCDLQPLLHMLHRRNPRYGAPIPTFDLTSALGPVGHCSSDVLLEPNTIQLLNWRCSFCSAPNPHFHVHKVILFSSCDYLRALFQSGMQERYFDQFRNHQSTG, from the exons ATGAGACGGTCGAAGCAAGCGGTGATGGGTGTCAGCAGTCGCGTGTCAACGCTCCATCAACGCCTTTATGATGCACTCAATCTCGGTCACTTCGTTAG ATGGGGTGATGATAAACGACAAAAATGGCATTGCACGGATATTGAAACTCAGAAGCTTGTCCTCCGTGCAATCGATGCGTTCCTTGATTGTGTATCCAGCGAGTCTTTGTCCCAACATCCTCTTGTAAAG GAGTCAGTTGATGATATTGTTGGAGCTTTGGGAAGCATTCTGGAATTAAAAAGTGAATCCCTACTGAAAATGGCCTCAGACGTGGCTGCAAAGATGGTCAAACTTTTACCAAGTTCGGTGCTGCAAGCACATGTTCCCCATCTAGTACACCACTTATTATCATTGTTATCTAACCGACAGTTACATGTGTCCATTTCATGTGCAACTGCCTTGAATTGCATTTTATCCAATCTGAGTACTAAAAGAGAGAAGGAAGTTGGGGAGATCTTGAAAGAAGGAAATACAGTTTTTGTTCTTGTAATGAATGTGAAGGATTTTTCTGTTGGTGATAAACCAACCGAGTACTTTCAGGAAATGGCTCTTCTATTGAGTAGAATCTTATGGCGTTGGCCACCTTCTAGGTTCTGTGTGTGGAgtgattcaaaatttttggatgtgTTAGAAATTCACAAACTCAATCCTGAAAGCTCCTTGAAAGCTGCGCTCTTGCAGTTATATTCTAGTTTAG CTCTATGTGGTAATGGGGCTAAGAAGCTCCTAGAAAACAGAAAAAGCCTTCTAAATTTAATGGTGGAGAGCATGAGCAGCCCAGATACTCATTCAGTCCAGATGGATGGATTCAGACTTGCCCAATGTCTAATG ATAAATGAAGGACCATGTCAAGAAGTGGTGAAAATGTGTGGTGAACATGTAGTTAAAGCCATAGTTACTGGAATGAATAGCAGTTGTTTAAGTTCTGGAAAGCTTCCAAAAGATCAGATGTCATTGGCAGTGGAAGCTTGTCGTTTGGCTCTGATCACTCGTTGGGTGGGGAATCATCACAGTTACTTTTGGAAAGCTGGAGTTGGTAGAGCTCTACTTGGTCTTCTTCTAACCGATTTTTGGAGAATTCACCAATCTCTGCATGGTGTGCCACTGCAAGAACAGTTACTGATATTGCAAGAGGCTCTCAATGAAAGTTCTCTTCCTTCACTGAGACCATACATTTGGGATATTCTAGGAGGGCTTGTAGCAAATAGTGCAGAAGATTTCGCCCCCGTGGTGCATGAAGATATACTTGAGCTCAAAGCCCTAATTGCATGTGCATG CCTTGCCTTTACAGAATCTATAAATATGGCACGACAGATCTCTCAAAGCAAAATCACCAACACAATTGGGAGTGAATCAGCCTCAAGAGCAGTTCTGATGATGGTTTATTCCCCTTGCAAGTATATTGCCTCCCAAGCCAGGTTCATTCTATCTGAAGTATTGAACCTGGATGGCAAGAACTACATTGAGTACTTGGTGAATACCCTGAATGCTACATCCTGCAGAAATAAGGTTCTAAGACCAGGTAACTTTCAAGTTGTCATTAGCTTGATAAGTTTGGCTTGTTACGCTAGTCTGCCAAGATATGGGAAGATGGTTATTGATCATCAAGGGATGCAGAGTCTGTTGATCTTTGTGAAGTGTTGGTTAAGCAACCCAGTATACATAAAAAGGTCAAATTTGGCACCTCATCTCCACAATTCTTACAGTGAAAGAGTTTGTTGCCATCCTTGTGTGGAAGATTGGGAAGGTAAAGACATGCAATTGCTTTTTAGTCTGTGGGCCTTGGCTGGATTGGTTCACAAGTTTGCCTCTCATGCTGGTTTCTTAAAAGTTAAACTGGAGTTTGACGAATCCCAGATAGTTAGGGATCTTGAGGAGATCTGCATTAATCATTCTACTCCTGGACCAAGATGGTATGCTGCTTATATTCTTAGTCATTTTGGGATATATGGCTTCCCCAACAAATGTGGAAAAAGAATTTGGAAAGCATTCTTGGACAATGAACTTGCTGATTTAGAACTCATTCTAAGTGACCAATCTTCGTTGTGTGTGAATGAAGTCATTCTTTCAGTTCGGTGTCCGAACTTACTGCCTGTGCAAGGACCAAAGCTTAAAGAGAAATCTAGTACTGGTCCTTTTCTGGAGCAGCAAATGGAGACACACAGGGGGTCTAAAGTAGAAGTTCGTCTCTCTGCTCATGTAGATCACCAAGCACTAGTCAAGTTGTTGCAATATGTGTACATGGGGTATTTACAAGCAGGTGAAgatgttttgaaaaatttgaaaattttagccaaGCATTGTGACTTGCAGCCTCTACTACACATGCTTCATAGACGAAATCCAAGATATGGTGCTCCTATTCCTACCTTTGATCTTACTTCGGCTCTTGGGCCAGTTGGACATTGTTCATC GGATGTGCTCTTAGAACCTAACACGATCCAACTGCTGAACTGGCGATGCAGTTTTTGCTCAGCACCTAATCCACATTTCCATGTGCATAAAGTTATATTGTTTTCAAGTTGCGATTATTTGCGAGCGTTGTTTCAGTCAGGAATGCAAGAAAGGTACTTTGAT CAATTCAGAAACCATCAAAGTACCGGTTAG